Proteins from one Novosphingobium pentaromativorans US6-1 genomic window:
- a CDS encoding MFS transporter has product MSPARTGWSEFKIVGLMALGFGLVGIDRFLISPLFPTIAKELHLNYSDIGYIAGALALAWGVSALLMGNISDRIGRRKVLTGAMLLFSLLIGASGLASGLMGLVLVRIVMGVADGAYTPPSISATLEASPPKRHGLNIGIQQMMLPLCGLALAPWLVGQLLPHMSWRWIFVLFAAPGLLLTIAVWKFLPEAAAPDQERNSFADWKAVLRYRNIRLLMPLMLCWLTCLITTSALMPSYLIDHHHLGLGQMGGIMSAIGLGSTVGTLVLPTLSDVTGRKPVMIGSTLGVAGSLWMLAHAGSDPAMLFVWLAAVHLFNNACITLTVGPICAETVPTSLTATATGVIIACGELGGGGLAPIIAGHVADSFGIEHILWLPLGAMGIALALTLFLKETRWSAKHGQ; this is encoded by the coding sequence GTGAGCCCGGCCAGGACAGGGTGGAGCGAATTCAAGATTGTCGGCCTGATGGCGCTTGGTTTCGGCCTCGTCGGGATAGATCGCTTCCTGATTTCCCCACTGTTCCCCACGATCGCCAAGGAACTTCACCTCAACTATAGCGATATCGGCTATATCGCCGGTGCCCTTGCTCTTGCCTGGGGTGTGTCTGCGCTACTGATGGGCAATATCTCGGACCGCATCGGGCGGCGAAAAGTCCTAACCGGCGCGATGCTGCTGTTCTCGCTCCTGATCGGTGCCAGCGGCCTTGCGTCCGGCCTTATGGGGCTGGTCCTTGTCCGCATCGTAATGGGCGTGGCCGATGGCGCCTATACCCCTCCCAGCATTTCGGCGACGCTCGAGGCCTCTCCGCCCAAGCGCCATGGGCTCAACATCGGCATTCAACAGATGATGCTGCCGCTCTGTGGACTGGCGCTGGCGCCGTGGCTTGTCGGCCAATTGCTTCCACATATGAGTTGGCGGTGGATCTTTGTGTTGTTCGCTGCGCCAGGGCTGTTGCTGACTATTGCCGTCTGGAAATTTCTTCCCGAAGCAGCCGCGCCGGATCAGGAGCGGAACAGTTTCGCCGACTGGAAGGCGGTCCTGCGCTATCGCAATATCCGCCTGCTGATGCCGTTGATGCTGTGCTGGCTGACCTGCCTGATCACTACATCGGCTTTGATGCCCAGTTATCTGATTGATCATCATCATCTCGGCCTGGGTCAGATGGGCGGCATCATGTCTGCCATTGGTCTTGGCTCGACAGTGGGAACTCTGGTCTTGCCGACACTTTCAGATGTCACCGGGCGTAAACCGGTGATGATCGGCTCCACGCTGGGTGTGGCGGGTTCGCTGTGGATGCTGGCACACGCTGGCAGCGACCCTGCAATGCTGTTTGTCTGGCTGGCGGCGGTTCATCTGTTCAACAACGCCTGCATCACGCTGACCGTCGGACCGATTTGCGCCGAGACCGTGCCGACGTCGCTGACGGCGACGGCGACCGGGGTGATCATTGCCTGCGGCGAACTTGGCGGCGGCGGGCTGGCCCCGATCATTGCGGGCCATGTCGCTGACAGTTTCGGGATCGAACATATTCTGTGGCTGCCGCTCGGGGCCATGGGGATCGCCCTCGCGCTGACGCTATTCCTCAAAGAAACACGCTGGAGTGCCAAACATGGCCAATAA
- a CDS encoding CaiB/BaiF CoA transferase family protein, protein MEALPPLHGLRVVEFARILAGPWAGQIFADLGAEVIKVESPAGDDTRRWGPPFVEHEDGSREAAYFHATNRGKQFVTIDFATPEGQAQARELAANADVLIENFKVGGLVRYGLDYPSLSAINPRLVYCSITGFGQDGPYAARPGYDFIAQGLSGIMDLTGEPDGPPQKIGVAYADIMTGLYAVIAIHAALAERERSGMGQQIDMALLDVMVGTLANQAMNYLVSGVAPSRAGNVHPNIAPYQSYATSDGWIILAVGNDEQFQRCCAVLGVEPHENLATNAGRVEHRTPMNTMLIPAIAARPRDELLAALTAAGVPAGPINSVADAFNDPQVRHRGMAIAVAQSDGGAAIPGLRLPIVFSRSPLAFPC, encoded by the coding sequence ATGGAGGCTTTGCCGCCCCTGCATGGCCTGAGGGTTGTTGAGTTCGCGCGGATATTGGCTGGCCCCTGGGCGGGACAGATTTTCGCCGATCTTGGCGCCGAGGTGATCAAGGTGGAAAGCCCGGCCGGCGACGATACGCGTCGCTGGGGTCCGCCGTTCGTCGAACATGAAGACGGATCGCGCGAGGCAGCCTATTTTCACGCGACCAACCGGGGAAAGCAGTTCGTCACCATCGACTTTGCGACACCGGAAGGCCAGGCCCAGGCGCGTGAACTTGCAGCCAATGCCGATGTTCTGATTGAGAACTTCAAGGTTGGCGGGCTGGTGCGCTACGGCCTCGATTACCCTTCCCTTTCCGCTATCAATCCGCGTCTGGTCTATTGCTCGATCACTGGCTTCGGACAGGACGGCCCCTATGCTGCGCGCCCGGGCTATGATTTCATCGCCCAGGGTCTGAGCGGGATCATGGACCTGACCGGAGAGCCGGACGGTCCGCCCCAGAAAATCGGCGTCGCCTATGCCGATATCATGACCGGACTCTATGCCGTCATCGCCATTCATGCCGCGCTGGCCGAACGCGAACGCAGCGGAATGGGACAGCAGATCGATATGGCGCTGCTCGACGTGATGGTCGGCACGCTGGCCAATCAGGCGATGAATTATCTTGTGTCGGGCGTCGCCCCAAGCCGCGCGGGCAATGTGCACCCGAACATCGCACCCTACCAATCCTATGCGACCAGCGATGGCTGGATCATCCTCGCGGTCGGCAACGATGAACAGTTCCAGCGATGCTGCGCGGTTCTGGGCGTGGAACCGCATGAAAATCTCGCCACCAATGCAGGCCGTGTAGAGCATCGTACGCCGATGAATACGATGCTGATCCCCGCCATAGCGGCGCGCCCGCGTGACGAGCTCCTCGCCGCCTTGACCGCTGCCGGTGTGCCTGCCGGGCCGATCAACTCTGTGGCCGATGCCTTCAACGATCCGCAAGTCCGCCACCGCGGAATGGCAATCGCCGTGGCCCAAAGCGACGGTGGCGCTGCCATTCCCGGTCTGCGATTGCCGATTGTCTTCTCGCGCTCGCCGCTGGCTTTCCCCTGCTGA
- a CDS encoding 3-keto-5-aminohexanoate cleavage protein, producing the protein MANKVIITCAITGGIHTPTLSDALPYKPADLATQAIEAAEAGAAILHIHARDPETGAPTGSPDVYRQFLPIIKQGTDAVINLTTGGSPDMTPEDRLAGALAFSPEMCSLNMGSMNFSFHDMGRKVKEWKFPWEDQYILDSEKFIFRNTFADIRRNYELLTDHGTRFEHECYDIGHLYNLAYFADKGIAKPPFFIQSIFGILGGIGGDLDNVMFMKRTADRLFGSDYVWSVLGAGKFQMPVCTMAAQLGGNVRVGLEDSLFIGRGQLASSNAQQVEKIVRIIREMGLEPATPDEARGLLHLKGADRTKI; encoded by the coding sequence ATGGCCAATAAGGTAATCATCACGTGCGCCATCACGGGCGGCATTCACACGCCCACCCTGTCTGATGCGCTGCCCTACAAACCGGCCGATCTAGCCACACAGGCGATCGAAGCGGCCGAAGCTGGTGCCGCAATCCTGCACATCCACGCACGCGACCCCGAGACGGGTGCGCCGACAGGGAGCCCCGATGTCTATCGGCAATTCCTGCCTATCATCAAGCAGGGCACCGATGCGGTCATCAACCTGACGACCGGCGGCAGCCCGGACATGACGCCGGAGGACCGGCTGGCGGGTGCGCTCGCCTTCTCGCCTGAGATGTGTTCGCTCAACATGGGCAGCATGAATTTCTCGTTCCACGACATGGGTCGTAAGGTGAAGGAATGGAAATTTCCCTGGGAAGATCAATATATTCTCGACAGCGAGAAGTTCATCTTCCGCAACACCTTCGCCGATATCCGTCGCAACTATGAGCTTCTGACCGACCACGGCACCAGGTTCGAGCATGAATGCTATGATATCGGCCATCTCTACAATCTGGCCTATTTCGCCGACAAGGGTATCGCGAAGCCCCCCTTCTTCATCCAGTCGATCTTCGGGATTCTCGGCGGGATCGGAGGCGATCTGGACAATGTGATGTTCATGAAACGCACCGCCGACAGGCTGTTCGGCAGCGACTATGTCTGGTCGGTGCTGGGCGCGGGCAAATTTCAGATGCCTGTCTGCACTATGGCGGCCCAACTCGGCGGCAATGTGCGGGTCGGCCTGGAAGACAGCCTGTTCATCGGCCGGGGCCAGCTTGCCTCGTCGAACGCACAGCAGGTCGAGAAAATCGTGCGCATAATTCGCGAAATGGGATTAGAACCGGCAACCCCGGACGAAGCGCGCGGGCTGCTCCATCTCAAGGGCGCCGACCGGACAAAGATTTGA